The following nucleotide sequence is from Nitrospiria bacterium.
AGTCATTGACATAGCATTTCCCCCACAAAGCAAACCCTCCCACTATTACCAACTTGCCTTAATGACACCTGGAATTTCTCCTTTAAGACTTAAACTCCTAAAGCAGATTCGGCACATTGCAAATTTTCGCAAATAACCCCTCGGGCGACCACATACCTTACACCGGTTATATTGCCGGACCTTAAATTTGGGAACCCGGTTGGACTTTACGATTAATGATGTTTTTGCCACTGTTCTCCTCTATCGATTTCTAAAAGGAATCCCTAAATTTTTCAATAAAGCTCTTGCTTCATGATCACTTTTTGCAGTGGTCACAATGGTAATATCCATACCGTGAGTCATTGCAATTTCATCATATTTAATTTCTGGAAAAATGAGCTGCTCCTTGATTCCAAGGGTAAAATTCCCTCTTCCATCAAAAGCCTTTTCAGAAACGCCTCGAAAATCCCGGATTCGGGGTAATGCCACATGGGTAAGACGATCAAAAAACTCATAAAGTCTTTGCCCACGTAAAGTCACTTTACATCCAATGGGCATTCCACTCCTCAACTTAAACCCTGCAATTGATTTTCTGGCCTTGGTCACAATGGGTCGTTGGCCTGTAATTTGGCCTAATTCTTTAACTGCACTATCTAAAAACTTAATATTCTGAATAGCTTCCCCCATTCCAATATTTACGATAATTTTTTCCATACGGGGAACTTGGAGTTTATTTTTATACCCAAACTCTTTCATCAAAAGGGGAATCACCTCCTGATCATACTTGATTTTTACCCGGGGTTTTTCGCCATTTGATGTTTTTTTGCTTTTTGGAGTGGTTCGTTGACCTTTCACAAAATCATCCTTTATCCAAAACCTCACCGCATTTCCGGCAACAGCGAAGCTTCTTTCCATCGGTGAGAATTTTCACAGAAAACCGTGTTGATTTATTACATTGAGGACATAACAGCATCACATTGGAAATTTGAATGGGTCCCTCCCGTTCCACGATTCCGCCTTGACGGTTTTTTTGTTGGGGTCGGGTATGACGTTTTATGATATTTAATTTTTCAACAACCACCCTTTGCTTTTTGGCCAAAACCTGCAACACCTTTCCGTTTTTTCCCCGATCTCGCCCGGTTATCACCCGAACCATATCCCCTTTTCGAATTCCGGTTCTGGAAATTGTTTTTCCATCCATTTTTTCTTTACACCCTTTTCACTTTCTTTATAAAATCTTTTTTCACAAAACCTCTGGGGCCAACGATACGATTTTCATAAATTTTTTCCACCGGAGTTCTCGAGCGACCGGGCCAAAAATTCGGGTTCCAATGGGCTCTCCCTCGGCATTGATTAATACAGC
It contains:
- a CDS encoding type Z 30S ribosomal protein S14, whose amino-acid sequence is MAKTSLIVKSNRVPKFKVRQYNRCKVCGRPRGYLRKFAMCRICFRSLSLKGEIPGVIKASW
- the rplE gene encoding 50S ribosomal protein L5, with the translated sequence MKGQRTTPKSKKTSNGEKPRVKIKYDQEVIPLLMKEFGYKNKLQVPRMEKIIVNIGMGEAIQNIKFLDSAVKELGQITGQRPIVTKARKSIAGFKLRSGMPIGCKVTLRGQRLYEFFDRLTHVALPRIRDFRGVSEKAFDGRGNFTLGIKEQLIFPEIKYDEIAMTHGMDITIVTTAKSDHEARALLKNLGIPFRNR
- the rplX gene encoding 50S ribosomal protein L24: MDGKTISRTGIRKGDMVRVITGRDRGKNGKVLQVLAKKQRVVVEKLNIIKRHTRPQQKNRQGGIVEREGPIQISNVMLLCPQCNKSTRFSVKILTDGKKLRCCRKCGEVLDKG